Genomic window (Culex pipiens pallens isolate TS chromosome 3, TS_CPP_V2, whole genome shotgun sequence):
tttaaaaacaaacgtttggtagtgtgtgtgaactccgtgtaaaaggggtgtcaaactaaaaagtgaccccgttcgtttgacaacagttggtgtcagaccatcggggtttgagtgtacctaGAAATTAAGCAACAATCCATGTAGTCTACTTCTGtttgacaaaataaataaataaattaattaaattgaaaaattataaaatatttctaaaggtgaaatttatttaaacaacCGCCAACCGACATATTGGGCAAACTTTTCTTATTTCAAACCATTGATTGATACACTTTGCGTGGAACCAGTGTTGACAGTCGAgagttttttgtgtgtttttgtactTAATGTATGCTCGGCATATGGCACAGAAGTTTCTGAAACAATATCAAATTACTTTTGAAATTATCGTACTAGATACATGTATATCTTTTCCTCGTCATACAAACCTATTTTCATCCTGCAGCTCTTTCCAAGCAACGCGATTATAGTTTGGTCGAAACCAGCGGAAGCTCTCATATTGTGGTAGTTGCTTAAATTCAGCACAATTTGCATTGCTTTGAAAAAAGTGTACTTCTGTTGCGAAACACGCCATTCCCACCGAGAAAAGAGAGCTTATCGTtaaaaatttggcagcgatATTGGTCCATGAACGCTCCGATTAGGTTCTTATCAGTGTTtgttttgtgcattttttaaaGACGTTTGGGGCAGCAACCAATTTTAATGCGCAAATGCAAGTGTTCAGTGACATTTTCAGCTGTTGCTGACATTTCTAGTTTTGTAAATGTCGAACAAATATAACACTAAACTTGATGGAAGCTTCTGTTCACCTGTTGCTCGAAGCAACCCTGAAAAAGTCAAATCAGCTTATTTTCTACTGTTACGCGCTTGTAGGTTTTGATAAATCTGACTGATATCCCGGATTTGGTgcattttgtttagaaagtaTAAATCACGTTATCTGGTGAGAATGTGGAAATCACTATATTTTCGTGTTGtttcattgcaggtgacttgccatgaacatttaaaaaacattttgttaacTTAAAACTTAACTTAACTCCAATTCACGAAAGGTATCCTGAAAAGCATGGGTCGTTCCAAGTCAACTGAGTACAcgtttggactcgaccttcacctaTCGATATTTAACAGACATCTCAAGTTTTCTGCCGATTGGACCATCCCGCTATTTTTGGCaacgccctcttttttgacaatcttctatttttttactcgttttttccaatttttaggccaaaacacttttttctggTGGCATTTTATAGAATCCTTTCTAAGgaattcaataaacaaaaaataagctTCGAATGCCTCCCAAGATTGTTTCATAACAGTCTATGCGTTAAAATGTGATTTTGACCCATTccctttttgatattttttttatttgatcaccatcgtgtttcccggaaaattttacagaagaatcattgaatatctcaaaaTAAACCAAACCATTGCCGAGAAACAGGTTTCCAAAAGTTAAAACTTAGGATTTTCGACAATTTTTCACGTTatataatttaaggattttttttttgaaaaggtccaataaaccaattgTTTCTCAGCGCATTTCATTCTACGTCACGGCGTGGACAGATAAGATGTATGTCTTAAGTTCGGAATAAATATAAACAAGCaaacaaatttccagtttttactttttgagttcttttgaaaccgccttgagccaggggtattaaaaacacccaaaaagcaaaaactgaaaatttgaaaaaaaaactccagatttgtttaTCGCAAGAATAAACGATGtggtataaaaaaaacataaaaaagagtTTATTTCTAGATTACATTTTCAATACGTCCTACccgcataggaaacccatgacttaTAAATAGAttgtattgaaaatttactctagatttGACGAAAGAGTTATATTTTTGAGCATCATCCACATTTCAGTTTCTGTTATACTGTATTTTCTCGGGCGCTTATTTGCTTCGAAGTGATTGTCTTTCCATCAGTtcctcgctgctgctgctgcttcattTCGTCTATTATTGCGAGTCATATACGTGCTGTCGTTTTCGATATGTGATATTATCTTGTACATCATTCAAGTGTATTTTTGGGAAGAAAATACTCGCTATTGTGATAGCCGTGATCtcaacaaataaatattaaaacttaATCAACCATTTAGCTCAAAGCACTATACTCCACTATCTTGTTGTGAAGAAGTCTAGGTCGCTTCAAGTagcaaaaagaaaagaaaatggcTTGGACAAAGTATCAAGTTATATTGGCATCTACTTTGGTCATCACAGGCTCAATCAACACCCTCAGCACAAAGTGAGTCTCATTTTGGAATCAAATGTCATCCATGGAActgaaattttactattttaaacATCATAGATGGGCTGATACTCTCAAATCGGAGAGTTCTGACGGGCAGATTCGACCATTTGAGCATCCATTTGTGCAAGCCTGTGCAATGTTTCTGGGCGAGTTTCTTTGTCTGCTGACGTTCAAGGCTGTGTATTATCACCTTCGGAGAAAAAATGTAAGCAgcttttattttgtgttttctttttcgtgttttttgtgttttttgttgttttttatttcttgaccCGCATAATAATGTAAGGTTTGCAGCTATGTATTGTTGAATAATTTCCATTTCACaaacacatacacatacacatcACGCTTTATTTTTACTGGTCTTATCAGAAACTGAACTAGCTTGTGCTCTCAACAGGACGGAGCTGAAGATCGCCATGATCTCGTTAAGGGAAATCGAGAATTCAGCCCATTCATCTTGCTAATACCAGCCATTTTGGACATGGTAGCAACTAGCATAATGTACGTTGGGCTGAATCTAACGTATGCATCTAGCTTTCAAATGTTGCGCGGTAAGTTATGACTAATGCATACTTCCCTTCTGTCCTTCGCCTTGTATGTTGCATAAAGTATAATACAATTAAGTTTCACATTGACAAACGGTTGTTCTGCTTAGTCATTAGAGTGGTACAAAATGGTCATTCACAGGAAATCAAGAGTTAGATGATAGCAGCAATCGTATTCTTTGCAGTATTTTAGAACTGGAATTCTGTTTTAGTATAACTTGGTTAAAACTTACCTTGCGTCTCCACTAAATGTTATCATTGCATatctttgatttaaaagtttagtttttttacgtttttttctcatttttccccATATGACTAAAATATCTAATAATGATTTTCATACGGCAGGTTCGGTGATTATTTTCGTCGGAATACTGAGCGTAGCCTTTCTAAACCGCACACTTGTGAGCAGAGAATGGATTGGAATTTTGTTCATCCTAATTGGTCTTGGCGTGGTGGGTGTATCGGACTTTGCGGCCGATAACGGGGAGGGTACATCGTACAGTAGAAACAACGTGATAACGGGCGATCTGTAAGTTTTGTAGCTCTAACCCAGTTGGGCGATGAGTCACTCATggttttgttattatttacagGTTGATTATCCTGGCACAGATTATAACAGCCGTACAAATGGTGTACGAAGAGCGCTACGTTGCCGGATTGGACATTCCAGCGCTCCAAGCTGTTGGATGGGAAGGATTCTTTGGATTCAGTATCCTTGGCTTGTTGCTCATCCCGATGTATTTCATCCAAGTTATGCCGCCATTCAACAACAACGCTCGAGGAGTTTTGGAAGATCTGCCGGACGCTTTAGTGCAAATGAAAAATAACTTCCAGCTGATTATGGCCATTCTTGGTACCATCGTGTCGATtgcatttttcaactttgcagGAATCAGTGTCACCAAAGAAATTTCGGCCACAACGCGTATGGTCCTTGATTCGGTGCGAACGCTGGTGATCTGGGTGATCTCCCTGGCACTGTCTTGGCAAAAGTTCAATTACCTGCAAATTTTCGGATTCGCTGGTCTCCTGTTTGGCATGTGCCTGTATAATAACATTTTGATCCTGCAAACTTACGATCGCGTACGCAATGCTTATCTCCAAAGACGGGAAAACAATGATGGCCAGAGTGAGGTCATCATCAACAGACGGGCCGATGAGCCGGATTGCTAGACTGAGTATGAAAATACATGTTATACAGCCCTCGATGTTTATATTGAGTTATTTGTAGATCTGTTCAAGATGTTGGGTTCGCAATTGTGAAATAAATACAGCATAATTCTTCATTTTAcctttatttcaattatttaattcCGAATCCTTCCAAGAACGAACAAAAGTATACGTCACATTTTACTGATTATCGTTTCCCCAGCATGTTCCTCAAAAGAAAAGAGGCTGATAGCTTTTTAACCATCTTCTACTTTTATCTCAAGTTGGATCTTTGCAAGGCAAGGCTCGAAACCTCTTCAGTTGACACCCAGGAAGAGAACattctggttccttgcaagtgtccaatTTTTTCACCTCCTCGTTGGCTTGGTTGCGTTATCAAAATGACAAGGTGGTACTTCTTTGGCCACTGAGGGTCAGACTCAGAATCGCGACGACTAAAAGAaagggcgcgtcaatgtgggactGGGGAGACATTTTCGATTGTAGaagatattgttttgattcgtagCATGTTAaacaactgctgtggatgtacctgaaacatcgcggCCAATTCTATGCAGAGTACAGAGAAACCAGATTGTTTCGTCGATTGCTCTTAAAATacgcaatatttttgcaagcttcaaaaagcattttgtagagctgaacaaaacctacaaaaagCGTAatgccaccgcgtaaaaagaggtttcactgtacttGTAAAACTATAACATATATGTTgccaatgtttcgattttttttaaaaaggtccaataaaccaaatttcaagtttttgttttttgggt
Coding sequences:
- the LOC120432078 gene encoding solute carrier family 35 member F6, which produces MAWTKYQVILASTLVITGSINTLSTKWADTLKSESSDGQIRPFEHPFVQACAMFLGEFLCLLTFKAVYYHLRRKNDGAEDRHDLVKGNREFSPFILLIPAILDMVATSIMYVGLNLTYASSFQMLRGSVIIFVGILSVAFLNRTLVSREWIGILFILIGLGVVGVSDFAADNGEGTSYSRNNVITGDLLIILAQIITAVQMVYEERYVAGLDIPALQAVGWEGFFGFSILGLLLIPMYFIQVMPPFNNNARGVLEDLPDALVQMKNNFQLIMAILGTIVSIAFFNFAGISVTKEISATTRMVLDSVRTLVIWVISLALSWQKFNYLQIFGFAGLLFGMCLYNNILILQTYDRVRNAYLQRRENNDGQSEVIINRRADEPDC